The Pseudomonas sp. MPC6 nucleotide sequence GTGAGCTGGGCGAAAAGGTTGGCGAAACGGTGGGTTATCGCATTCGTCTCGACAGCAAAGTCGGCCCCAACACCCGGATTGAAGTGGTCACCGAAGGCATTCTGACCCGCCGTTTGCAGGACGATCCGGCGCTGGATGGTGTGGGCCTGCTGATCTTCGATGAATTTCACGAACGCAGCCTCGACGCTGACCTGGCATTGGCCCTGAGCCTGAATGGCCGGGAATTGTTTCGCGACGATCAGCCGCTGAAGATCCTCTTGATGTCGGCCACCCTGGAAGGCGAACGCCTGGCCGGCTTGCTCGATGATGCGCCGATCCTGCGCAGCGAAGGCCGCATGTACCCGGTGGCGATGCGCTGGGGCCGGCCATTCCAGCCGGGCGAGTTCATCGAACCGCGCCTGGTGCAGACCATTCTCGACGCCTTGAACGATGAAACCGGCAGTGTGCTGGTGTTTCTGCCGGGCCAGGCGGAAATCCGTAGGGTGCACCAACAACTGGCCGATGCGCTGGGTGAAAGCACGCAGGTGTTGCTCTGCCCCTTGCACGGTGAACTGGACCTGGCGGCCCAACATGCAGCAATCGATCCAGCCCCTGCAGGCCAACGCAAAGTGGTGCTGGCGACCAACATCGCCGAGACCAGCCTGACCATCGACGGCGTGCGCGTGGTGATCGATGCCGGGCTGGCGCGGGTGCCGCGTTTCGATCCCGGCAGCGGCATGACCCGGCTCGACACCCAGCGCATCTCCCGGGCCAGCGCCACGCAACGCGCGGGCCGGGCGGGGCGGTTGGAGCCGGGGGTGTGTTATCGGTTGTGGTCGCAGGATCAGCATGAACAACTGGCGGCCTATGCCAGTGCGGAAATCCTCTCGGCGGACCTCGCCGGCCTGGCCTTGCAACTGGGTCGTTGGGGCGTGGCACCGGGGCAACTGGTGTGGCTCGATGTGCCGCCGGCCGCCGCTTATGCACAGGCTCAGGATTTGCTTGAGCGCCTGGGCGCCCTGGACGGTGACGCGCTGACCCGTCACGGCCAGGCCATGGCCGAACTGCCGGCGCATCCGCGCATCGCGCATTTGCTGTTGCGCGGTCAGGCACTCGGCCTGGCGGACATGGCGTGCGATGTCGCGGCGCTGCTCGGCGAGCGGGATATCTTGCGCGGCGCCGGGGCGGATCTGCACAGCCGGTTGGCGCTGTTGTCCGGTGAAGAACGCGCCGCACGCGGCGCCCAGGGCGGGGTGCAACGGGCCCGGCAACTGGCGCGGCAGTATCGCGGTTACCTGCGGGGCAAGGCCGCGCAGCCGGTCAGCGATCCGGATCATCCGCGCTGGCTCGGCGCGTTGCTGGCGCTGGCCTATCCCGACCGCGTCGCTCAACAGCGTCGTGCTGGCGGTGCCGAGTATCGCTTGGCCAACGGTCGCGCCGCGTTGTTCGCTGAAGCAGACAGCCTGATGAAACAACCCTGGCTGGTGATCGCCGATCTCGGCAGTCGTCAGGGCCAGCGTGAGGAGCGGATTTATCTGGCGGCGGATTTCGATCCGGCGTTGTTCGATTCGGTGCTGGCCGAGCAGGTGCGTTGCGTCGATCAGCTTGATTGGGACGAGCGCGAAGGCGTGTTGCGCGCCGAGCGACAGCGCAAGGTCGGCGAGCTGATCCTCAGTCGCGAACCACTGACCGGTCTCGATGAAACCGCTCGCAGTCAGGCGCTGGTGAATCTGGTGCGACGCAAAGGCCTGGAGCTGTTGCCTTGGACGCCGGAGCTGCGGCAGTGGCAAGCGCGGGTGGAGCTGCTTCGTCAGCAGGAGATCCAGAATAGCGAGACCTGCAGTAAATGGCCTGATCTGAGCGATGCAAACCTGCTGGCAACCCTTGAGGAATGGCTCTCGCCTTACTTGGGCAAGGTCACCAGGCTCAGTCACTTCAGCCAGTTGGATCTGTCTTCGATAGTCAGGAATCTGCTCCCTTGGCCGCTTCCGCAGGAATTGGAAGCCCAAGCACCGCAGACGATTCAGGTGCCGTCCGGTTCGAGCATTCGTGTCGACTATTCGCAGTACCCTCCTGTTCTCGCAGTGAGGCTTCAAGAGCTGTTTGGCCTGTCTGAAACACCTCGTATTGCTCAAGGCAAGCAGTTGCTCACGTTACATCTCTTGTCACCAGCTCGGAGGCCAGTGCAGGTCACTCAGGATCTGGCCAATTTCTGGCGGAGTACCTATGCGGAGGTGAAGAAGGATCTCAAAGGGAGATACCCCAAGCACTACTGGCCAGATGACCCTCTAGTTGCCGAGGCCACGGCCCGGGCCAAGCCAAGAAAGACCTGATTTTTTTCAGGATTGTGCTGCAGTCACCCTATCGCGAAAAGTGGGCAAAACGGTGGGCGTCGGAGTGGGAGCTGGACTTTGACGAGGATAACGATATCCAGTGTGAGCTGGACGCAGGAGTGATGGTAGAAGCGCAAGGCAAGCTTTTGTCAACCGATTCAGGTTGACACGTGTGTCATGACTTCCCCAAGATTACTGCACATGGTCGAGCTAAGAGCGCAGGACTCCACCTCGGCGACACGGCTAAAACCGTCTCCTGTGAAAGTAACATGTTCAAAAAAACCGCCCACAACAGGCGGTTTTTTTGTGCCTGTCGTTCAGTTAACTTCTGATCCTGAAGGGTGCGCACGCTTTGTCCGTGAGCTCACGCCATGATTCGTATCGATGCCATCAGAGGCCTGCGGCGAAGGCTCAAATGATCAGGAAGAGGAAAAGGCAAGTAGGTATGCCCCAGAAACAAAAACCCCGGCTCGAGGCCGGGGCGGGTGTTTCGTGGTCTTTGCAAAGAGTCGTAAGCTTTCGCTCATTGGAGCTCAGTGCCAACCTGTAGATCAATGCTACGAGTGGTTGACACCCGTGTCAACCACAACCTATACAGGCGCCTGGCCAGAAGGAAGCCGAGCATGCCGCATACCGTCCAGTATAGACCCCAACTGATCGACCAGCTTATCAGTTCTCACCGAATCGCCAGCTACAGCAAGGTGTTTTCGACCAGTAATGACGCGGAACTGGTGGGGGCCTATCTTTGGAACTCCCACGTTTGTGGGGTTCTGTACCCTTTGCTAAGTGCGGCAGATTTCACGCTACGGAACTCCATCGACACCGTTCTGACTGCGGATATTGGCAAATTTTGGTGGAAGGCAGGAAAGCTCAAGTACAAAAGCTTCATCCTTGGTGCCAACGCCCCTGATGTGGTTGGAAAGCTGATCAAAAATTTTGGATCGGCCTATAACACTGCTTCAATTGAGCGTAAAAAACGCAAGGTAAAGGGAGCTCCGGATCACCAGGAAGTCGTCTCGAAAACGGACTTTTCTACGTGGGAGTACGTTCTCGATAACGAATATATGGGCAACAACCTTATCTGGCCGAAGCATTTGGGGCGGGTTTTCAAGGGGCGATGGCCCACGACCCAGGCCGGCGCCATGCTCTCTGGATGCAAAGATCAGGTCGCTCTGGTCAGGAAGTTCCGTAACCGGGTTTTCCACCATGAACCCGCGTGGAAGCGCTTCAACGTCACTGATGAGCAGCAAGCGGTGGCTCACCTCCATGAAAAGATCGGCAAAATAACCGACCTGATTTCGTGGATTTCGCCAGAAAAAATCGACCTTCTTGAAAAAAGCGGCTTGATCCGAGCCGCCTATCGTGCCTGTTCTGTAGCCGAGATTGAGCGCTTCAAGTACCAGTCGAAGACCAGCACAGTCAACAGCATGGTCAAGCTCATCAAGGTTGCTGAAGCAGCGAGCGTCAGTAACGAAGTGCTGCAGATCGCGGTCTATGGCACGCGCAAGCAGGTTTACACGCTCCACCCTGCCTAACAGCCAGAACACCCCTGTTCCGGCCGAGTCGACCGCGCGGATCAAACCGCGCAAGTAAAACCGCGCCCCCTGTAGGAGCGAGCTTGCTCGCGAAGGTCGTAAACGATAACGCGTAAAACCAGATGCGCAGCGGCGTCCTTGAGCCTTTCGCGAGCAGGCTCGCTCCTACAGGTTTTAACCTTTTGTGGGAGGCGTTCGTCAGGTTGTTAAACGTTGGCGGAGGGCTCGTGTTTAAAGACGTTTAAGGATACTTCCTGCAAGCTACACGACCTTGCGCCGTTGCCTACGGGTACGCCAGAATCCGCCGGCTTGTGCGCTTTGGAGGCCATCGGTAACTTGATTCTTGTCACTGTTCATCAGTGATCGGGTTTAGTCGCTCGGTGGTAATTGAAGTCGCACAAGCGTCCGTCAGACAGGTATTTCCTACCTGTATTTGATGGTGGCTGTGCGCAGGGCACCCTCGGGTGCGCCGGCTTCTTCAATTCCCCGGTCGACTAACCTGCGTACAGCCGCCACCCCTTCGCTTAGTCGCGAGCGGTGACGGCATCACTCAGGAATTGAAGATCATGTTCAAAGTAACTCCCAATCCGCCGGAAACACATCCGGCATCCCCATACGAACCCGATTCCAAAATGCTCAACGAGGCCGCCGAACGCGCCCTCAACGTCCACTTCCCCTCGACGGCCGACATCAAAGCCACGCCGCGCACACCCAACAACCTGTTTACCGTCAACCCAGAGGCCACGACCGAAACCCTGATGGTGTATCTGGTCGAAACGCTGGCCTCGGTCGATGTGATGGTCCATCAATTGGTCGATCACCTCGACGGCGGATCGCGCAATGCGCTGCTGGGGATTTCCAACAGCGTGATGCTGGCGGAGATCACGGCGAATCGGGTGCTGGATCAGATTGATCCTCCCGGGTAAGCCTGCGGGGCTGACCAGTTTTTTCCTTACCCAAAGCCACAAAAAAGCTGCTTTCTCCGATTCCAGTGCATGCACAGAATGCAATGACGCGTGCATTGGAATTTTAAGGAGTGAGTCATGACGTTCTCGATTATCGGACGCTGCCCTGAAACCGGTCAGCTCGGTATTGCCATCAGTTCTTCCAGCATTGCGGTCGGCGCACGCTGCCCTTGGGCGCGGGCGGGTGTGGGTGCGGTTTCTACGCAGAACATTACGCTGCCAGCGTTGGGGCCGCAGATCCTGGACCTGCTGGAGCACCAGCATCTGGAGCCTGACGCGGCACTGGACAAGGCACTCACGTCCAATGGCTGGAGCCAGTACCGACAGGTCACGGTGATCGATGCGTCAGGCCGGATTGCGCTGTTCAGCGGTAAAGAGTCGTTGGGCGTGCATAACGCCGTGAAAGGCGAGCAATGTGTCGCGGCGGGTAATCTGCTGAGCGATGTGCGGGTCATCGAGGCCATGGTCGAGGCATTCGAGGCCGAGCCGGGGCAGTTGGCGGACCGGTTGCTGGCGGCCATGCACGCGGCCATGACGGCCGGTGGCGAAGCGGGGCCGGTGCATTCCGCCGCGCTGAAAGTGGTGGGTGACCACACCTGGCCGATCATCGACTTGCGGGTGGACTGGGCCGAGGAAGATCCCATCGGGCAGCTTGATGGCCTCTGGCAAGCCTATCGACCACAAATGCAGGACTACCTGACTCGCGCGCTCAACCCGACGACGGCGCCGAGCTACGGGGTGCCTGGGGATGAGTGATGCATCCAGTCGCGAGCTGCTGGATCGCCTGATTGGTTTCGCCACTGTCAGCCGCGATTCCAACCTTGAGTTGATTCGTTTCATCGAGGCCTATCTGGCCGAACACGGGGTTCAGAGTGAGCTCTTCTTCAACGAAGAAGGCACCAAGGCGAATCTGTTCGCGACCATCGGCCCGCTTGCGTCGGGTGGCGTGGTGCTCTCCGGTCACACCGATGTGGTGCCGGTTGACGGGCAGGCGTGGACGGTCGATCCGTTCCGGCTGACTGAAAAGGATGGGCGCCTGTACGGGCGTGGCACCGCAGACATGAAAGGCTTCATCGCCTCGGTCCTCGCGGCGGTCCCGACCTTCGTGCAGCGTAAGCTTCTGACGCCGGTGCACCTGGCCTTTTCCTATGATGAAGAGGTGGGTTGCCTGGGCGTCAGGCCGATGCTGGCCGAGCTGGAGAAGCGGCCATTCAAACCGCGACTTTGTCTGATCGGCGAACCGACAGAGCTCAAGCCGGTGCTCGGCCACAAGGGCAAACTCGCGATGCGTTGCGAAGTGCGCGGTGCGGCGTGCCATTCGGCGTATGCGCCTTATGGGGTGAACGCGATCGAGTATGCCGCGCAATTGATTGGTCGGCTCGGCGTGATCGGTGAGCAGCTGGCGCATCCCGACAACCACGATCAGCGTTTTGATCCGCCGTTTTCTACGGTGCAAACCGGTGTGATCAAAGGTGGCCGGGCGCTGAACATTGTTCCCGCAGAATGTGAGTTCGATTTCGAGGTCAGGGCGTTGCCGGACTTCGATGCCCAGGCAGTGGCGGAACAGTTGCAAGCGTTCGCCCGCGAACATGTGTTGCCCAAGATGCGCGCGGTGCAGGCGGACACCGACATTCGCCTGCGGCCGCTGAGCGCTTATCCCGGATTGGCGACGCCGCCCGAGAGTGAAGCGGCGCGGCTGCTTGCGCTGTTGAGCAACTCTTCAGCGTTTGGAACGGTCGCGTTTGGCACCGAGGGCGGGCTGTTTGATCAGGCCGGGATACCCACGGTGGTCTGTGGCCCGGGCAGCATGGATCAGGGGCACAAGCCTGACGAGTTCATTGCGCTGGAGCAGTTGAGCGGTTGCGATGAGATGCTGCTGCGCTTGGCTGACTACCTGTGTGGCGACATCTAACTGTAGGAGCGAGCTTGCTCGCGATGGTCGTTAACGATGACGCGTGCTGTCTGAATAAACGCGGCGCCTGCAGGTTTTTCGCGAGCAAGCTCGCTCCTACAATCTGTGCGCCGACGCGAACTAACTGTAGGAGCGAGCTTGCTCGCGATGGTCGTTAACGATGACGCGTGCTGTCTGAATGAACGCGGTGCCTGCAGGTTTTTCGCGAGCAAGTTCGCTCCTACAGGGGGGCTGCGACTTTCTGGCTCAGTTGTTCGCGGCAGAAGTCCACGAACAACTGTGCAGGCTTGGTCAGTTGGCTGCGTTTCAGATGGGCGGACGCCAGGCCGGACAGGGTGACCGGCTCTTTGATGTTCACCGAGATCACCTTCTTGCCATCGTAAGTGCATTCCGAGTGCGGGCGGGTGACCAGGATCGAGAAGCCGAACCCCTGACCGACCATACCGCGCACCATCTCGATCGAGGGCGAGCTGAACACGATGTTGGGCGTCAGTTCCAGCTCGTGGAACAGGCTGACAAAGTAGGTCCGGCTCGGTTGCACATCGAGAAGAATCATCGGCTCGCTGCACAGGTCCCGTAGCGATACCTCCTTCTGGTCGGCAAAGCGGTGCCCTTCAGGCAAC carries:
- the hrpB gene encoding ATP-dependent helicase HrpB — protein: MISLPIDEVLPALREALATRHEAVLEAPPGAGKTTRVPLALLNEPWLAGQTILMLEPRRLAARAAAERLASELGEKVGETVGYRIRLDSKVGPNTRIEVVTEGILTRRLQDDPALDGVGLLIFDEFHERSLDADLALALSLNGRELFRDDQPLKILLMSATLEGERLAGLLDDAPILRSEGRMYPVAMRWGRPFQPGEFIEPRLVQTILDALNDETGSVLVFLPGQAEIRRVHQQLADALGESTQVLLCPLHGELDLAAQHAAIDPAPAGQRKVVLATNIAETSLTIDGVRVVIDAGLARVPRFDPGSGMTRLDTQRISRASATQRAGRAGRLEPGVCYRLWSQDQHEQLAAYASAEILSADLAGLALQLGRWGVAPGQLVWLDVPPAAAYAQAQDLLERLGALDGDALTRHGQAMAELPAHPRIAHLLLRGQALGLADMACDVAALLGERDILRGAGADLHSRLALLSGEERAARGAQGGVQRARQLARQYRGYLRGKAAQPVSDPDHPRWLGALLALAYPDRVAQQRRAGGAEYRLANGRAALFAEADSLMKQPWLVIADLGSRQGQREERIYLAADFDPALFDSVLAEQVRCVDQLDWDEREGVLRAERQRKVGELILSREPLTGLDETARSQALVNLVRRKGLELLPWTPELRQWQARVELLRQQEIQNSETCSKWPDLSDANLLATLEEWLSPYLGKVTRLSHFSQLDLSSIVRNLLPWPLPQELEAQAPQTIQVPSGSSIRVDYSQYPPVLAVRLQELFGLSETPRIAQGKQLLTLHLLSPARRPVQVTQDLANFWRSTYAEVKKDLKGRYPKHYWPDDPLVAEATARAKPRKT
- a CDS encoding CAAX protease; the encoded protein is MPHTVQYRPQLIDQLISSHRIASYSKVFSTSNDAELVGAYLWNSHVCGVLYPLLSAADFTLRNSIDTVLTADIGKFWWKAGKLKYKSFILGANAPDVVGKLIKNFGSAYNTASIERKKRKVKGAPDHQEVVSKTDFSTWEYVLDNEYMGNNLIWPKHLGRVFKGRWPTTQAGAMLSGCKDQVALVRKFRNRVFHHEPAWKRFNVTDEQQAVAHLHEKIGKITDLISWISPEKIDLLEKSGLIRAAYRACSVAEIERFKYQSKTSTVNSMVKLIKVAEAASVSNEVLQIAVYGTRKQVYTLHPA
- a CDS encoding DUF6124 family protein; translation: MFKVTPNPPETHPASPYEPDSKMLNEAAERALNVHFPSTADIKATPRTPNNLFTVNPEATTETLMVYLVETLASVDVMVHQLVDHLDGGSRNALLGISNSVMLAEITANRVLDQIDPPG
- a CDS encoding DUF1028 domain-containing protein, with the protein product MTFSIIGRCPETGQLGIAISSSSIAVGARCPWARAGVGAVSTQNITLPALGPQILDLLEHQHLEPDAALDKALTSNGWSQYRQVTVIDASGRIALFSGKESLGVHNAVKGEQCVAAGNLLSDVRVIEAMVEAFEAEPGQLADRLLAAMHAAMTAGGEAGPVHSAALKVVGDHTWPIIDLRVDWAEEDPIGQLDGLWQAYRPQMQDYLTRALNPTTAPSYGVPGDE
- the argE gene encoding acetylornithine deacetylase translates to MSDASSRELLDRLIGFATVSRDSNLELIRFIEAYLAEHGVQSELFFNEEGTKANLFATIGPLASGGVVLSGHTDVVPVDGQAWTVDPFRLTEKDGRLYGRGTADMKGFIASVLAAVPTFVQRKLLTPVHLAFSYDEEVGCLGVRPMLAELEKRPFKPRLCLIGEPTELKPVLGHKGKLAMRCEVRGAACHSAYAPYGVNAIEYAAQLIGRLGVIGEQLAHPDNHDQRFDPPFSTVQTGVIKGGRALNIVPAECEFDFEVRALPDFDAQAVAEQLQAFAREHVLPKMRAVQADTDIRLRPLSAYPGLATPPESEAARLLALLSNSSAFGTVAFGTEGGLFDQAGIPTVVCGPGSMDQGHKPDEFIALEQLSGCDEMLLRLADYLCGDI